One window of Streptomyces sp. NBC_00273 genomic DNA carries:
- a CDS encoding MMPL family transporter has product MNTESARRPGLLHRSGRWCARHAWRVVALWVLALVGLGLANHTWGGTYADSFSLPGTSTQIGADLLTAHTTASGGTASAIVITSDEGAVTDHRAAIEAAVTNLGRLPDVLSVADPLTTPGAVSADGGTAQVTVRFDGNPASFDPAYLDEVDTAVEPLRADDVTVEYGAPLGQLATPKSADRASEAIGLAVAVLVLLIGFGSVAATGLPLVTAVIGLSVSLAGLGLLAGHFSFAQAAPTLAAMMGLGVGIDYALFLATRYRALLHAGAEPAEAVGRTVATSGRAVLVAAATVAMALGGLCASGVGFIGALGVAAGLSVLVAAAASVTLTPALLGLLGRRIDRFHVREPVAEPTGEADVWHRWAVRVSRRPWLFLVSGLLVLGVLAVPLASMQLGHVDAGAQSTSRTDRRAYDLITEGFGPGANGPLTVVTHLDSRHVESESLRQDLAASLRRELAAVPGVASVTPPVPSPDRALLITTVVPTTGPQDAATADLIHTLQDETVPRTLSGTGATGYLTGTAAAAQTFTDTLTAKLPLIIAVVVAAAFLLLLTVFRSLLVALKAAVLNLFSIAAAYGVVVAVFQWGWGGALFGVTEKVPVESYVPMMMFAIVFGLSMDYEVFLLSRIRETWLSCEDNHRAVSTGLAATARVITCAALIMTSVFLAFLLSTNVAVKMLALGLGVSVIIDATVVRLLLVPSSMYLFGRANWWLPGWLDRFLPRLDPEGPAAGPEPHAGSDPGTPSASAPDFAPARGERR; this is encoded by the coding sequence ATGAACACTGAATCGGCCCGGCGACCTGGGCTGCTCCACCGGAGCGGGCGCTGGTGCGCCCGGCACGCCTGGCGGGTCGTCGCCCTGTGGGTACTGGCACTGGTCGGCCTCGGGCTCGCCAACCACACCTGGGGCGGCACCTATGCGGACAGCTTCTCCCTCCCCGGTACCAGCACCCAGATCGGTGCCGACCTGCTGACGGCCCACACCACCGCGTCCGGCGGCACCGCCTCCGCCATCGTGATCACCTCCGACGAGGGCGCGGTCACCGATCACCGGGCGGCGATCGAGGCGGCCGTCACCAACCTGGGCCGGCTTCCGGACGTCCTGTCGGTGGCCGATCCGCTCACCACGCCCGGGGCGGTCTCCGCGGACGGCGGGACCGCCCAGGTGACCGTCCGCTTCGACGGCAACCCGGCTAGCTTCGACCCCGCCTACCTCGACGAGGTCGACACCGCCGTCGAGCCGCTGCGCGCCGACGACGTCACCGTCGAGTACGGGGCCCCGCTCGGCCAGCTGGCCACCCCCAAGTCCGCCGACCGCGCTTCGGAGGCCATCGGTCTGGCCGTCGCCGTGCTCGTGCTGCTGATCGGTTTCGGCAGCGTCGCCGCCACCGGCCTGCCCCTGGTGACGGCCGTGATCGGCCTGTCGGTGAGCCTGGCCGGGCTGGGACTGCTCGCCGGGCACTTCAGCTTCGCCCAGGCCGCCCCGACCCTGGCCGCGATGATGGGCCTCGGCGTCGGCATCGACTACGCGCTCTTCCTCGCCACCCGCTACCGGGCCCTGCTGCACGCCGGAGCCGAACCCGCCGAGGCGGTCGGCCGTACGGTCGCCACCAGCGGCCGGGCCGTGTTGGTCGCCGCCGCCACGGTGGCCATGGCCCTGGGCGGGCTGTGCGCCTCCGGCGTGGGCTTCATCGGCGCCCTCGGTGTCGCCGCCGGACTGAGCGTCCTCGTGGCCGCGGCCGCGTCCGTGACCCTGACTCCCGCCCTGCTCGGTCTGCTCGGCCGTCGCATCGACCGCTTCCACGTCCGCGAGCCGGTAGCGGAACCCACCGGCGAGGCGGACGTCTGGCACCGCTGGGCCGTCAGGGTGAGCCGCCGCCCGTGGCTCTTCCTGGTCAGCGGGCTGCTCGTACTCGGCGTGCTCGCGGTCCCCCTCGCGTCCATGCAGCTCGGCCACGTCGACGCCGGTGCCCAGTCCACCAGCAGGACCGACCGCCGCGCCTACGATCTGATCACCGAGGGCTTCGGCCCCGGCGCCAACGGCCCGCTCACCGTCGTCACCCACCTCGACAGCCGTCACGTCGAGAGCGAGAGCCTGCGCCAGGACCTCGCGGCCTCGCTCCGGCGCGAGCTGGCCGCCGTACCGGGCGTCGCCTCCGTCACTCCCCCGGTGCCCAGCCCCGACCGCGCCCTGCTCATCACCACGGTCGTGCCCACCACCGGCCCGCAGGACGCGGCCACCGCGGACCTGATCCACACCTTGCAGGACGAGACGGTGCCGCGGACGCTGTCGGGCACCGGAGCCACCGGCTACCTCACGGGCACGGCCGCCGCCGCCCAGACCTTCACCGACACCCTCACCGCCAAACTGCCCCTGATCATCGCCGTGGTCGTCGCCGCCGCGTTCCTGCTGCTGCTCACCGTCTTCCGCAGCCTGCTGGTGGCGCTCAAGGCCGCCGTGCTCAACCTCTTCTCCATCGCCGCCGCCTACGGCGTGGTCGTCGCGGTCTTCCAATGGGGCTGGGGCGGCGCGCTGTTCGGCGTGACCGAGAAGGTGCCCGTCGAGTCCTACGTACCGATGATGATGTTCGCGATCGTCTTCGGGCTCTCCATGGACTACGAGGTCTTCCTGCTCTCCCGGATCCGCGAGACCTGGCTGAGTTGCGAGGACAACCACCGGGCCGTCTCCACCGGCCTCGCCGCCACGGCCCGCGTCATCACCTGCGCGGCGCTGATCATGACCAGCGTTTTCCTGGCTTTCCTGCTCTCCACGAACGTCGCCGTCAAGATGCTCGCGCTGGGCCTCGGCGTCAGCGTCATCATCGACGCCACCGTGGTCCGCCTGCTCCTGGTGCCCTCGTCCATGTACCTCTTCGGGCGCGCCAACTGGTGGCTCCCCGGCTGGCTGGACCGGTTCCTTCCGCGCCTCGACCCGGAAGGGCCCGCCGCCGGGCCGGAGCCCCATGCCGGATCGGATCCGGGGACACCATCCGCCAGCGCACCCGATTTCGCACCCGCCCGAGGAGAACGGCGATGA
- a CDS encoding LmeA family phospholipid-binding protein has product MKHPLTRARAALRRRPVRTVTVAVVLLAVGATGAAEYTVRHHIHDRVAQAAPGLGDDVAVGIAGGWALWDLAHEGIPRLDVSSDDARVGRLSHVRVRARLDDVRLGGTTTVGGTHADVTVSTQSLAAAIRGAVPSVAVAAVTTDPATGTVLADVGPGGLGRLTLRPVLADGKVTLAVDGLTLFGRSVPTDRLGIGAGGFGPQSGAPKEYPLGLAATSAEVRPDGLHVSLTGGPSTLPDS; this is encoded by the coding sequence ATGAAGCACCCCCTGACGAGGGCCCGGGCCGCCCTGCGCCGCCGTCCCGTCCGCACGGTCACGGTCGCCGTGGTCCTGCTGGCCGTCGGTGCCACCGGCGCGGCCGAGTACACGGTCCGCCACCACATCCACGACCGTGTCGCGCAGGCGGCTCCGGGCCTCGGTGACGACGTGGCGGTCGGCATAGCCGGCGGCTGGGCCCTGTGGGACCTGGCGCACGAGGGCATCCCCCGGCTCGACGTCAGCAGCGACGACGCCCGGGTGGGGCGGCTGTCCCACGTCCGCGTCCGGGCCCGGCTGGACGACGTCCGCCTCGGCGGAACGACCACGGTCGGCGGCACCCACGCGGACGTGACGGTCTCCACGCAGTCCCTCGCCGCCGCGATCCGCGGCGCCGTACCGTCCGTGGCGGTGGCCGCGGTCACCACCGACCCGGCGACGGGGACGGTCCTCGCGGACGTCGGCCCGGGCGGCCTCGGGCGGCTGACGCTGCGTCCCGTACTCGCGGACGGCAAGGTCACCCTCGCCGTCGACGGGCTCACCCTGTTCGGCCGCTCCGTCCCCACCGACCGGCTCGGGATCGGTGCCGGCGGCTTCGGCCCCCAGTCGGGCGCGCCGAAGGAGTACCCGCTCGGGCTCGCCGCCACCTCCGCCGAGGTCCGACCGGACGGCCTGCACGTCTCTTTGACCGGCGGCCCGAGCACCCTGCCCGACAGCTGA
- a CDS encoding TetR-like C-terminal domain-containing protein, which yields MDVSAISSNDEDITPAVVIKDVARHQLEKLGASGLSPEAVSRDSGIPLAEVEAVFPHRDDLLTALVIDAYDASGEAMEQADAAAAAAGGSGGARLLAVTRALRQWSFDNTAEFTLIYGSPVPDYHAPQDTVPSASRTPAVLAKIVRTALEAGELTPPRRTVPGPPLLLPEAVQLFGGAPEAPFSDVVERGIVLWSSLIGLLVFQVFSRTHDSVRDEAAFFDYAIAVAAESIGLVVPLAESSD from the coding sequence ATGGACGTTTCCGCAATCAGTTCGAACGACGAGGACATCACGCCCGCGGTGGTGATCAAGGACGTCGCACGTCACCAGCTGGAGAAGCTGGGCGCCTCGGGGCTCTCCCCGGAGGCCGTATCCCGTGACAGCGGCATCCCCCTCGCCGAGGTCGAAGCCGTCTTCCCCCACCGCGACGACCTGCTGACCGCACTGGTCATCGATGCCTACGACGCGTCGGGCGAGGCGATGGAGCAGGCCGACGCAGCCGCCGCGGCGGCCGGTGGGTCCGGGGGCGCACGGCTCCTCGCGGTCACCCGCGCACTGCGGCAGTGGTCCTTCGACAACACCGCCGAGTTCACCCTGATCTACGGCTCGCCCGTACCGGACTACCACGCTCCCCAGGACACCGTCCCGTCCGCCTCGCGCACCCCCGCGGTCCTCGCCAAAATCGTGCGCACGGCGCTGGAAGCCGGTGAACTCACCCCGCCCCGGCGGACGGTGCCCGGCCCGCCGCTGCTCTTGCCGGAGGCCGTGCAGCTGTTCGGCGGCGCGCCCGAAGCGCCGTTCTCGGACGTCGTCGAACGCGGCATCGTCCTGTGGAGCAGCCTGATCGGCCTCCTGGTGTTCCAGGTCTTCAGCCGTACCCACGACAGCGTCCGGGACGAGGCCGCGTTCTTCGACTACGCCATCGCCGTGGCGGCCGAGAGCATCGGCCTCGTGGTCCCCCTGGCCGAGAGCTCCGACTGA
- a CDS encoding MAB_1171c family putative transporter — MNTTRTLCFVMASLSSYAALVYRLCQARRSWKDGAYRTLIATLLLQCLTFTMGALAMGGAPLLGVGNLAVLLMHLSAVAFCVSAQIILLRWAAADEDSVRKTRYWVITGIALDVLLAALFFLADGTGRPASDFDGTSEPLLLTYLLAFIVSQAIPCVTIYLQCGPYARMTDNASLRQALRLLSVTAVVLFLYCLARTVNILTAAGGVDIGAWKVAASVFSAAGIVMLSLSLTNSSWGPAATRLLEWARTYRSYRALYPLWRDLYESSPDIALEPPGASVSDLDYRLHRRVVEIRDGWRDLRPYIDRTADEGRDPAKEVSAESRQAFTEAAQIKRALQAKLTRTVPQNNKDAGDFDDRDTNNFAAELAWLTQVAAAYSKLDKAS; from the coding sequence GTGAACACCACCAGAACCCTCTGCTTCGTCATGGCGTCGCTCTCGTCGTACGCGGCGCTCGTCTACCGGCTGTGCCAGGCGCGGCGCAGCTGGAAGGACGGCGCGTACCGCACGCTGATCGCCACTCTGCTGCTCCAGTGCCTCACCTTCACCATGGGGGCCCTGGCCATGGGGGGCGCGCCCCTCCTGGGAGTCGGCAACCTCGCCGTCCTCCTCATGCACCTGTCGGCGGTCGCCTTCTGCGTCAGCGCGCAGATCATCTTGCTGCGGTGGGCCGCCGCGGACGAGGATTCCGTGCGCAAGACCCGCTACTGGGTGATCACCGGCATCGCGCTCGACGTGCTGCTGGCGGCCCTCTTCTTCCTCGCCGACGGCACCGGCCGGCCGGCCTCGGACTTCGACGGCACCAGTGAACCGCTGCTGCTCACCTACCTCTTGGCGTTCATCGTCTCCCAGGCGATCCCGTGCGTCACGATCTACCTCCAGTGCGGGCCGTACGCCCGGATGACCGACAACGCCTCGCTGCGCCAGGCGCTGCGGCTGCTCTCGGTCACCGCGGTGGTCCTGTTCCTCTACTGCCTGGCCAGGACGGTCAACATCCTCACGGCGGCGGGCGGGGTCGACATCGGCGCCTGGAAGGTCGCCGCGTCGGTCTTCAGCGCCGCGGGCATCGTCATGCTCTCGCTCAGCCTGACCAACTCCTCCTGGGGCCCGGCGGCAACCCGGCTCCTGGAATGGGCCCGCACGTACCGGTCGTACCGGGCGCTCTACCCGCTCTGGCGGGACCTGTACGAGTCCTCCCCGGACATCGCCCTGGAGCCGCCCGGCGCCTCGGTGTCGGACCTCGACTACCGCCTGCACCGCCGGGTCGTCGAAATACGGGACGGGTGGCGGGACTTGCGTCCGTACATCGACCGCACCGCCGACGAGGGTCGTGATCCGGCCAAGGAGGTGAGCGCGGAATCACGGCAAGCCTTCACCGAAGCTGCACAGATCAAGCGCGCCTTGCAGGCAAAACTGACCCGCACGGTGCCCCAGAACAACAAGGACGCCGGCGACTTCGACGACCGCGATACGAACAACTTCGCGGCAGAGCTCGCATGGCTCACCCAAGTGGCAGCCGCCTACAGTAAGCTCGACAAGGCGAGTTGA
- a CDS encoding helix-turn-helix domain-containing protein, producing the protein MTESDTENGSEERPLLAMRLDDLFRTVRPKGKHWTNAEVADELKRVNPELKVGGVYLSQLRTGKRSNPSPDLLSALARFFGVSVAYFFDDKVAESVLGELAAIEALRQSGVRAVAMRAAGMKKENLQAITAIMDQYRQMQGLPPVADPSESG; encoded by the coding sequence ATGACCGAGAGCGACACCGAGAACGGGAGTGAGGAGCGCCCCCTGCTCGCGATGCGCCTCGACGACCTCTTCCGAACGGTCCGTCCCAAGGGCAAGCACTGGACCAACGCCGAGGTCGCGGACGAGCTGAAGCGGGTCAACCCCGAGCTCAAGGTCGGGGGCGTGTACCTGTCGCAGCTGCGCACGGGCAAGCGCTCCAACCCGTCACCCGACCTGCTCTCCGCCCTGGCCCGTTTCTTCGGGGTCTCGGTCGCCTACTTCTTCGACGACAAGGTCGCCGAGTCCGTGCTCGGCGAGCTCGCCGCCATCGAGGCGCTGCGCCAGTCCGGGGTGCGCGCCGTGGCGATGCGGGCGGCCGGGATGAAGAAGGAGAACCTCCAGGCCATCACGGCCATCATGGACCAGTACCGGCAGATGCAGGGCCTGCCGCCGGTCGCCGACCCCTCCGAGTCCGGATGA
- a CDS encoding toxin, which produces MRGARKERAADHERRSRLKKLRKAGAQRIAELDLPAATDVAELCRHLGEVRDRPITLVPMQMPSSHPCGMWVAARDEDLIFYDANTTGAHQEHIILHELGHIICCHRGAGGLDEAAARLLFPNLDPQLVRDMLLRATYDDVQEQEAEIIAYLLSQRIGDAGQHHAAAPSAAAGEDGNPAKSATLSRIERTLI; this is translated from the coding sequence ATGAGGGGCGCCCGCAAGGAGCGGGCGGCCGACCACGAACGCCGCAGCCGGCTCAAGAAGCTCCGGAAGGCCGGCGCGCAGCGGATCGCCGAACTCGATCTGCCGGCGGCGACCGACGTGGCCGAGCTGTGCCGCCACCTCGGCGAGGTGCGCGACCGTCCGATCACGCTGGTCCCGATGCAGATGCCCTCGTCGCATCCGTGCGGCATGTGGGTGGCCGCTCGCGACGAGGACCTCATCTTCTACGACGCCAACACCACCGGCGCGCATCAGGAGCACATCATCTTGCACGAGCTGGGCCACATCATCTGTTGCCATCGCGGGGCAGGCGGGCTGGACGAGGCGGCCGCGCGCCTCCTCTTCCCCAACCTCGACCCCCAACTCGTACGCGACATGCTCCTGCGGGCGACCTACGACGACGTCCAGGAGCAGGAGGCGGAGATCATCGCCTACCTCCTCTCCCAGCGGATCGGCGACGCCGGGCAGCACCACGCGGCAGCCCCGTCCGCAGCGGCGGGCGAGGACGGCAACCCCGCCAAGAGCGCCACGCTCAGCCGTATCGAACGCACCCTGATCTGA
- a CDS encoding aminotransferase class I/II-fold pyridoxal phosphate-dependent enzyme — MDDPGRPRREDIAVVGMACRFPGARNVNQYWRLLTAPQAQFGAIPDSRWRTAAFTSDDFRDTSSAYTSTMALLPDVGHFDAAHYGIPPRRARAMDPQARLLIDLAREAIQDAGWEADGFDREETSVITALTEGGYRELSTMRIRMRQLAGGEFGARLAHPRALEAVRAVDGLNGTSVAGLLLNMGPNTISSVFDLHGESYALDSACSGGLMAVANAVHALRAGRSRIALAGGAQLILTPDLLVGLCRIGAVSRSGRCLPFGAQADGFVLGEGAGVLVLRPLSDALAAGDRVYAVIRGVGTANDGTVQGGMHPQAAGQLRTLRRAYRDADLAPDAVGYLEAHGTGTTVGDPVELGVLRELRGERAQPAYLGAVKAVVGHSLNSAGIAGLIKSVLAVQRGVIPPQPECDLADRSGLDAARLTVATTPTPWPDRAGPRRAGVSAFGFGGTGVHLVVEECTTATAGPAAPAAHGDGPYVLALSARDRDGLARYARELADTLAEERPPLAAVADTLARRTPLAQHLTLVARDAADATAKLRAVAAGVAAGRTEGLADPGDTGTVPRPPATVRTPPCTLPPSPLAPRRHWVVDDSGRELPDPAEATSVAPAAPAVPIVLEEVSRTGVFPLSELSGHLTLGADLGFDSLMLQELAVNIAKRIPGFRDEELFSPELTVGRLIELVDPHADPHIDPRAEPDRTRTPAPAGPVPQQERAAWGAGTADIDAFPEVGAFEQRLGEITGSGAANPYFRIHEGNVRDTTVIGGRTLLSFGSYNYLGLSGHPAVDEAVHRAVDRYGTSVSASRVLSGERDLTVRLERALAGFLGVDDCLTLVSGHATNVTAIGHLVGPEDLVVHDALAHDSILQGCTLSGAARRPFAHNDMGQLEYLLRLNRPRFRRVLIAVEGAYSMDGDLVDLPAVIELKKRYGALLMVDEAHSIGTVGERGRGVGEFFGVDRSDVDLWMGTLSKAFASCGGYLGGSARTVRWLRHTLPGFVYSVGLTPANAAAALAATELLTAQPQRVRALRRNSELFLRLAVGAGLATGTSAGTPIVPCILGDSARTLRVADGLFTRGVVADPIFHPVVEEGLSRLRFFITSEHREDDIGRAVSILAEEVATAGG; from the coding sequence ATGGACGACCCGGGGAGACCGCGGCGGGAAGACATCGCCGTCGTGGGGATGGCGTGCAGGTTCCCTGGAGCACGCAATGTGAACCAGTACTGGCGGCTCCTGACGGCCCCACAGGCACAGTTCGGGGCGATCCCGGACTCGCGGTGGCGCACCGCGGCCTTCACGAGCGACGACTTCCGCGACACCTCGTCGGCGTACACGAGCACCATGGCGCTGCTGCCGGACGTGGGCCACTTCGACGCGGCCCACTACGGCATCCCGCCGCGCCGGGCCCGCGCGATGGACCCCCAGGCCCGGCTGCTGATCGACCTCGCCCGCGAGGCCATCCAGGACGCGGGGTGGGAGGCCGACGGCTTCGACCGCGAGGAGACCTCGGTGATCACGGCGCTCACCGAGGGCGGCTACCGCGAGCTCAGCACCATGCGGATCCGGATGCGCCAGCTGGCCGGGGGCGAGTTCGGCGCGCGGCTCGCCCACCCCCGCGCGCTGGAGGCGGTCCGGGCCGTCGACGGTCTCAACGGCACCTCGGTGGCCGGGCTCCTGCTCAACATGGGCCCCAACACCATCAGCTCGGTCTTCGACCTGCACGGCGAGAGCTACGCCCTGGACTCGGCCTGCTCGGGCGGACTCATGGCCGTGGCCAACGCCGTGCACGCACTGCGCGCGGGCCGCTCCCGCATCGCCCTGGCGGGCGGCGCCCAACTGATACTCACCCCCGACCTGCTGGTCGGGCTGTGCCGGATCGGAGCCGTCTCGCGCAGCGGCCGCTGCCTGCCCTTCGGTGCGCAGGCCGACGGCTTCGTCCTGGGCGAGGGAGCCGGGGTCCTGGTGCTGCGGCCCCTGTCCGACGCCCTGGCGGCGGGCGACCGGGTCTACGCCGTGATCCGCGGGGTGGGAACGGCCAACGACGGTACCGTGCAGGGCGGTATGCACCCCCAAGCGGCCGGGCAGCTCCGCACACTGCGCCGGGCCTACCGGGACGCGGACCTGGCCCCGGACGCGGTGGGCTACCTGGAGGCGCACGGCACCGGAACCACCGTCGGCGACCCCGTCGAACTCGGCGTCCTGCGCGAACTGCGCGGTGAGCGCGCGCAGCCCGCCTACCTCGGCGCCGTGAAGGCGGTGGTCGGTCACTCGCTGAACTCCGCGGGGATCGCCGGGCTCATCAAGTCGGTCCTGGCCGTGCAGCGGGGCGTGATACCCCCGCAGCCGGAGTGCGACCTGGCAGACCGCTCCGGGCTCGACGCCGCTCGGCTGACCGTGGCGACGACCCCGACACCGTGGCCGGACCGCGCGGGTCCGCGCCGGGCGGGGGTGAGCGCCTTCGGCTTCGGCGGTACCGGTGTCCACCTGGTGGTGGAGGAGTGCACCACGGCGACGGCAGGCCCGGCGGCGCCCGCGGCGCACGGCGACGGACCGTACGTACTGGCCCTCAGCGCGCGCGACCGGGACGGACTGGCCCGCTACGCCCGGGAGCTCGCCGACACCCTGGCGGAGGAACGGCCCCCGCTGGCCGCGGTGGCGGACACCCTCGCCCGCCGCACGCCCCTCGCACAGCACCTCACCCTGGTGGCGCGGGACGCCGCCGATGCCACCGCCAAGCTGAGGGCGGTGGCCGCCGGCGTCGCGGCGGGCCGAACGGAAGGGCTCGCGGACCCGGGGGACACCGGGACCGTGCCCCGGCCGCCCGCGACGGTGCGGACGCCTCCGTGCACCCTGCCGCCGAGCCCGCTGGCCCCGCGCCGCCACTGGGTCGTGGACGACTCGGGGCGCGAGCTCCCGGATCCGGCCGAGGCGACATCCGTGGCGCCCGCGGCGCCCGCCGTGCCCATCGTGCTCGAAGAGGTCTCGCGGACCGGTGTCTTCCCGCTCTCCGAGCTGAGCGGGCACCTGACCCTGGGGGCCGATCTCGGATTCGACTCCCTGATGCTGCAGGAGCTCGCAGTCAACATCGCCAAGCGGATACCGGGCTTCCGGGACGAGGAGCTGTTCTCGCCCGAACTCACCGTCGGCCGGCTGATCGAACTCGTGGATCCGCACGCCGATCCGCACATCGATCCGCGCGCCGAGCCCGACCGCACGCGGACGCCGGCGCCCGCCGGACCGGTCCCGCAGCAGGAGCGCGCGGCATGGGGCGCCGGGACGGCCGACATCGACGCGTTCCCGGAAGTCGGCGCGTTCGAGCAGCGCCTCGGCGAGATCACCGGGAGCGGCGCCGCCAACCCGTACTTCCGGATCCATGAGGGCAACGTCCGCGACACGACCGTCATCGGGGGCCGCACCCTGCTGTCCTTCGGCAGCTACAACTACCTCGGGCTCTCCGGCCATCCCGCGGTCGACGAAGCCGTGCACCGGGCGGTGGACCGGTACGGCACCTCGGTCTCCGCGAGCCGCGTGCTCTCCGGCGAACGGGACTTGACCGTACGACTGGAGCGGGCGCTGGCGGGGTTCCTCGGCGTCGACGACTGCCTGACCCTGGTGAGCGGCCACGCCACGAACGTCACCGCGATAGGCCACCTCGTCGGCCCCGAAGACCTCGTGGTGCACGACGCGCTCGCCCACGACAGCATCCTCCAGGGTTGCACCCTGTCCGGTGCGGCGCGACGCCCCTTCGCCCACAACGACATGGGGCAACTGGAGTACCTCCTGCGGCTCAACAGGCCCAGGTTCCGGCGGGTGCTGATCGCCGTCGAGGGCGCCTACAGCATGGACGGCGACCTCGTCGACCTGCCCGCCGTGATCGAGCTGAAGAAGCGCTACGGCGCCCTGCTCATGGTCGACGAGGCCCACAGCATCGGCACCGTCGGCGAACGCGGCCGGGGGGTCGGCGAGTTCTTCGGCGTCGACCGGTCCGACGTGGACCTGTGGATGGGCACCCTCTCCAAGGCCTTCGCCAGCTGCGGCGGTTACCTCGGCGGTTCGGCCCGGACGGTGCGCTGGCTGCGCCACACGCTCCCCGGTTTCGTCTACAGCGTCGGCCTGACGCCGGCCAACGCGGCCGCGGCGCTGGCCGCCACCGAACTGCTCACCGCGCAGCCGCAGCGCGTGCGGGCGCTCAGGCGGAACTCCGAGCTCTTCCTCCGGCTCGCCGTCGGGGCCGGTCTGGCGACGGGCACCAGCGCCGGCACACCCATCGTGCCCTGCATCCTCGGCGACTCGGCGAGGACCCTGCGCGTCGCGGACGGATTGTTCACCCGGGGCGTCGTCGCTGACCCGATCTTCCACCCCGTCGTGGAGGAGGGGCTGTCGAGACTGCGGTTCTTCATCACCAGTGAACACCGCGAGGACGACATCGGACGGGCCGTGTCGATCCTGGCCGAGGAAGTGGCGACCGCCGGGGGATAA
- a CDS encoding NAD-dependent epimerase/dehydratase family protein — protein sequence MSFHIVIGWGPAGAATARLLAEQGHSVRVVTRSGRSPEPGIEHVALDATDTPRLTEAARGAVAIHSCAAPPYPRWAADWPPLASSLCAAAEATGAVLVMLGNLYGYGPVDGPMTEDLPLAATGTKGRVRTAVWEQARKLHEQGRIRAVEVRASDFFGPGVTDGGHLAARVVPPLLRGKPVTTLGDPGAPHSWTYLRDVARTLVEVADEERAWGRAWHVPTQPALSVREMVARLCAQAGTGPVAVRGLPSAVVGVASLFSPLIRELKEVRYQFDRPFVVNSSAYEAAFAVRSTPVDEQVKATVEWWRERLATGDRHG from the coding sequence GTGAGCTTCCACATCGTCATCGGTTGGGGACCCGCCGGCGCCGCCACCGCCCGGCTCCTCGCCGAACAGGGCCATTCCGTAAGGGTCGTCACCCGATCGGGCCGAAGCCCGGAACCCGGGATCGAACACGTCGCGCTCGACGCGACGGACACCCCGCGGCTGACCGAAGCCGCGCGGGGCGCGGTGGCGATCCACAGCTGCGCCGCACCGCCCTACCCGCGCTGGGCGGCCGACTGGCCGCCGCTGGCCTCGTCGCTCTGCGCCGCGGCCGAGGCGACCGGGGCCGTACTGGTCATGCTGGGGAACCTCTACGGCTACGGCCCGGTGGACGGCCCGATGACCGAGGACCTTCCGCTCGCGGCCACCGGCACCAAGGGGCGGGTCCGCACCGCGGTCTGGGAGCAGGCGCGGAAACTGCACGAGCAGGGTCGGATCAGGGCGGTCGAGGTACGCGCCTCGGACTTCTTCGGACCCGGCGTCACCGATGGCGGCCACCTGGCGGCACGGGTCGTGCCGCCGCTGCTGCGCGGCAAGCCGGTCACCACGCTGGGCGACCCGGGCGCCCCGCACAGCTGGACCTACCTCCGCGACGTCGCCCGGACGCTGGTCGAGGTCGCGGACGAGGAGCGCGCCTGGGGACGCGCCTGGCACGTCCCGACCCAGCCGGCGCTGTCCGTGCGGGAGATGGTCGCGCGACTGTGCGCCCAGGCGGGAACGGGACCGGTCGCCGTGCGCGGACTCCCGTCCGCCGTGGTCGGCGTGGCATCGCTCTTCTCCCCGCTGATCCGCGAACTGAAGGAGGTCCGCTACCAGTTCGACCGTCCGTTCGTCGTAAATTCGAGCGCCTACGAGGCCGCGTTCGCGGTACGGTCCACCCCCGTCGACGAGCAGGTCAAGGCGACCGTGGAGTGGTGGCGCGAACGACTCGCGACCGGTGACCGACACGGGTGA